From Rutidosis leptorrhynchoides isolate AG116_Rl617_1_P2 chromosome 3, CSIRO_AGI_Rlap_v1, whole genome shotgun sequence, a single genomic window includes:
- the LOC139900204 gene encoding uncharacterized protein — MWRFKLDALPVRWNISTRGIDIPSLLCPSCQLGVERLNHTFFECQVAVDIWHLVRVWLSCNMPIFRNWEEINSWIEGSLFSSNVLMRAKVIVVTVLWVMWRYRNGVAFDDIVIHKNYPKEYEKLVKKKLEVEMELERATEKVSSSKN, encoded by the exons ATGTGGCGTTTCAAGCTAGATGCTTTACCTGTTCGTTGGAATATTTCCACTAGAGGTATCGACATTCCTTCGTTATTATGCCCGAGTTGTCAGCTTGGTGTCGAACGTTTAAATCATACATTTTTTGAGTGTCAAGTGGCTGTTGATATTTGGCACTTGGTTCGGGTGTGGCTTAGTTGCAATATGCCTATTTTTCGGAATTGGGAAGAAATTAATTCTTGGATCGAGGGTTCTCTTTTTTCTTCGAACGTGTTAATGAGGGCCAAAGTGATTGTGGTTACAGTTTTATGGGTCATGTGGAGATACAGAAACGGTGTGGCATTTGACGATATTGTTATTCATAAAAATT ATCCAAAAGAGTATGAAAAACTCGTAAAGAAGAAGCTTGAAGTGGAAATGGAACTAGAAAGGGCTACAGAAAAAGTTTCTAGCTCAAAGAATTAG